The segment CTTTTTTTATTAATGCGGTATAATTTCTTTCCTTTTTTCCTTTTTTTGCAATTTTTAATACTTGTTCAATTTTCCTATTTCCCGACTAAACCGAGTGCACACCTTTATCGTAGTTTTTAGAAATTATATTCAAAATTTTTTCGTAATCTTCGCTGTTATTTACAAAATCGAGTTCGTTAGTTTTTATTATAACAACACGAAGGTGATTTTGCTTGTTTATGTAGTCTAAGTAGTTTTCTTGGATGTTTTGCAGATACGAAATCTCAATATTTTGCTCATAATCTCTTCCCCTTTTTTTAATGTTTTGCAGAGCTTTTTCGGGACTCAAAAGCAGATATACCAACAAGTCGGGTTTGGGCAAAGTGTTTTCAATTATTGTAAAAAGTTTTGAATACAGAATAAACTCGTCGTCGCTTAAGTTGTTTTGTGCAAAAATCAGCGATTTGAAAATAAAATAGTCGGCTATTGTGTTAGGATAAAACAAATCGGGCTTAGATAATACTGATTTCAGTTGTTGATACCTGTCAGCCAAAAAAGATAATTCCAATGGAAAAGCGTATCTGGCTGGGTCTTTGTAAAATTTTGGCAAAAACGAGTTCTCTTCAAATTGTTCTAAAATCAGTTTAGAACCAAAATCGTTGGCTATTTTTTTTGTCAGAGTAGTCTTTCCTGCGCCTATTATACCTTCTATTGCTATATATTTATAAGGAAACGGATTTGTTTTCAT is part of the Lentimicrobiaceae bacterium genome and harbors:
- a CDS encoding deoxynucleoside kinase; its protein translation is MKTNPFPYKYIAIEGIIGAGKTTLTKKIANDFGSKLILEQFEENSFLPKFYKDPARYAFPLELSFLADRYQQLKSVLSKPDLFYPNTIADYFIFKSLIFAQNNLSDDEFILYSKLFTIIENTLPKPDLLVYLLLSPEKALQNIKKRGRDYEQNIEISYLQNIQENYLDYINKQNHLRVVIIKTNELDFVNNSEDYEKILNIISKNYDKGVHSV